The Trichosurus vulpecula isolate mTriVul1 chromosome 9, mTriVul1.pri, whole genome shotgun sequence region TCTCAGGTCAGCATTCCCCCGTGGCTCGAGGGCAACTATAATTATTACattgaggatgaggaggaaggcgAGGAGTTGGAGGAGTGGGAGAAGGAGCTCCCAGAAGATAATCCGCCACAGGATACTGAAATGGCTCCAGACGCTCCCAGCACCCAGGGCACTTCCTCCACGCTGAACGTCAACGTGGGTGGCCAGAGCTACAGCCTGGACTATCGAGGACTGCTCTGCTACCCCAAGACGCGCCTGGGCCGCCTGGCTACCTCCACCAGCCGCAGCCGCCAGCTAAGCCTCTGCGACGACTACGTGGCCCAGGCCGACGAGTACTTCTTCGACCGCGACCCCGCCGTCTTCCAACTGGTCTACAACTTCTACTCGTCCGGGGTGCTGCTGGTGCGGGACGAGCTGTGCCCGCGCAGCTTCCTGGAGGAGCTGGGCTACTGGGGCGTCCGGCTCAAGTACACCCCGCGCTGCTGCCGCATCTGCTTCGAGGAGCGGCGGGACGAGCTGAGCGAGCAGCTCAAGATCCAGCGGGAGCTGCGCGCCCAGGCCCAGGTGGAGGAGGCCGAGGAGCTCTTCCGCGACATGCGCTACTACGGGCCGCTTCGCCGCCGCCTCTGGAACCTCATGGAGAAGCCCTTCTCCTCGGTGGCGGCCAAGGTCATCGGCGTCGCCTCCAGCTTCTTCGTCCTCATCTCCGTGGTGGCGATGGCCCTCAACACCGTGGAGGAGATGCAGCACCACACGGAGCCGGGCTCGGGCGGCGGGGACCCGCGCCCCATCCTGGAGCACGTGGAGACGCTCTGCATCGCCTTCTTCACCCTGGAGTACTTGCTGCGCCTGGCGTCCACGCCCGACCTGCGGCGCTTCGCCCGCAGCGCGCTCAACCTGGTGGACCTCATCGCCATCCTGCCTCTCTACCTACAGCTGCTGCTAGAGAGCTTCATGGGCGAGGACCAGGGCCGAGGCAAGGGCTCGCCCCGAGAGCACGACATCGAGACCGTGGGCTGTGTGGGCAAGGTGGGCCAGGTGCTGCGCATCATGCGCCTCATGCGGATCTTCCGCATCCTCAAGCTGGCCCGCCACTCCACAGGGCTTCGGGCCTTCGGCTTCACGCTGCGGCAGTGCTACCAGCAGGTGGGCTGCCTCATGCTCTTCATCACCATGGGGATCTTTGCCTTCTCAGCCGCTGTCTACTCGGTGGAGCACGACGTAGTGGGCACCAACTTCACCAGCATCCCCCATGCCTGGTGGTGGGCCGCTGTAAGTAGTTGCCCCAGTTCTTCTCCATGGGGCTCGTTTCCTCCTttatccttctcttctccccgAGTCATAGCATCCTGAAACATGAAAAGGACTCTAGTCCACCCTTCCCCGACCCAATTTTGCAAATGGCTCAAaagctaagagacttgcccagttcacatagctagtaagggcaagaggcaggatttgagccccctcttcctggctccaagtccagcattctgtccaaCATGCCTTTCTCCTTTCACTTGTTACCTTTTATTCCCTCTGCTGCGCCATCATCCTCTGTAGCTCTTTTCTTCACCCATTAGCCTATCCCTCCCTTTCTGAAGCTCTTCTGTCTATCTGTGCCCTGATGGACCAAGCAGTGGCTTTCAGGGTTTTCATCAATGAAGTAGAGTTTAGACTGCATCCAGAGTATTGTTTCCACTTCTGTAGGTTAGATTTTAGAAAAAGGATTGACAAATCAATGAATATCCAGAGAAAGGTGACCAAGGTGATAAGGGACTTCAAAATCATGTCATATGTTAACTGGATCAGAACCAACTTCCAGCTTGTGGCTGGAGCAGAAACAGAACAGGCTAGAGACAGGTGTGTCAGGACACAAACcgaaatttaattaatttcagagtgaggaagaggATGCCTGGAGGATGTACCCCCCTCCCCAGAAGAAAGGCTTAACATGCTGGACCAAAGGCAGgtcttatataaataaaaaccaCAAGTGGGCTGCACCATGACATAATCATTTTTAGGTCTTGAGTTACTATTCTCATAGTTGGCTTTTCTTGGGACAATACAGGCATTCTTGGGTGGGAAGTCATTGTCTCAAGTCTTGGGGGTCAGGGGTTGTGACCACCCTGAGAACCAGAattctgtgatgggaacaggaACACAGTACAAGGAACAGGAATTGTGAATATGTGATGGATGGCCTTGGGAAATAGAGGGAGCTAAATCCCTCggtgaacacctggtgctggtccaaGCAATACATTTTGTCAGAgagtgagtgcaaaggattattgttatgccaagctcagggcacagcctgcttacTGGGCCTTAGCTATGGGAAGCAGGGTATCTCCAAAATATTCTGACATATGTAAAGTTtaggtgaaggaactgagaatcTCTGAGCTCTAATGCTTTGGTGTTTAGCTGCTCAGTCCTGTGCAACTCTTAGTGACtgtttttttggagttttcttagcaaagataatgaagaggcttgccatatccttctccagctcattttacagatgaataaacggggacaaacagggttaagtgacttgcccagggtcacacagctagtaagtgtctgaggccagatttgaactcaagaagacaactcttcctgactccagaccaacaCTCTATTTCTGTACCACCTACCTCTCTGAACTGAGGATATTTAGTTTGAAAGAGAAGGGGGATAGCACATATctcccttcaagtatttgaagggctgtgaaAGAAAGAGACATCAAGCTAATTGATCTTGGAGAATAAAATGAAGAGCTGTGGCTAGAAGTtgtagaggcagatttcagctcaaggTGAAACAAATAGGTACTTAttgagtacctgctatgtgccaggtgctgtgttaagcacttttacaaatactacctcatttaatcctcacaacaacctatgctgtcattatccccattttccagaaagGGAACTTGAGGCAAGCAGCTGTTAAGTGATCTGACCAGCGATTGCCAAGGACCTTTGCTGGGAGGCTGGGTTGTTTGacactctgcccctccccccaaccagGTACAATGTTGTTAAGCTATCTTACTCGCAACAAATGTGGTTTCACAGTCACATCTACATTTTCTAGGGCTGCGGTTGTTTCATGACAAATAATCCAAAGTCTTCACTATCGAAGATAAACTATACAAATTGAACTCATGTACTATGACTTGACCCTTCCCAAATATCATTTACTTTAGGGAGatatgaggaaagaagagagaaaagtctcATCTAGTCATTTGATGCAGGGTGATGGATGGCAAAGATTCCATTCCTCAAAAAAATTTGGAGGCATGGTGCATATGTGCAAAATATAAAGTCATGATACTGATTCCACTGgcatagataaatatataaatggaCACTCCCTCTGACTATACAACCcaactcctttccctcttcccctgccccaggCTTTCTAATCCCTCTTGATTCTTGTCCATGACTTTCCATAAATCTCTTTAGATTTATTCATTGCAATGGATTCCACAAGCAACATGTGAAAATCAGtcccatcactttttaaaattactttttaaaagtttggtatTTTCTACTTTTATGCCGCAATCATTTCCAGATATAGTGCCCCAATTCCTAGTATTGATTTTCCTTAAATCATTTTCAGATTTACTCATTGTAATATACCCCACAGGCAACATGTAAAAATCAGccctatgatttttttaattacttttaagAAGTTTGATATTTTCCACCTTTATGCTATAATCATTTCCAGATATAGTACCCCAATTCCTTGTAATGAATCTTCTCttgtaataagaaaagaaaaatggttaagCAAAACCAAGCAATAGTGTCTGAAATGTTCTGCACTTTGAGTCCCTTGtccaagaggaaggagaaatgctTCATCAGCTGTTGTCCAGGACCAAGACTGGTCATTAACAATTATTgagagtttgttttctttttagtgttcttttcatttacattattccAGTTGTGTATAAGTCTTCTTGGTTCTGCAAACTTCACTCCGCATCAACTTATACAAGTTTTCTCatgtttctcagaattcttcacattcatcaATTATTACTGCATGGTAATATACCATTATATTTACATAGcagtttgttcattcattctgcAATGAATCTCACACCAAGGTCAGCCTTTTTACTTGATGGTCGCGCTTGATGTAAGTATACATAAAGAGACAGGCAGTAGGATCCTCAGGGAGAGGAAActtaagaggtcatctaattcatcCTTATGATGGCAGAACAATTCATCCATGAACAGATAATTTGCTAAGAACCACACTTGAATGGATGGACTGATCCCATGTGGGTGTTTTTCTTAAGGATCATTTCCCCTCTCCATAGATTTCATAAGATCCCTTGGTAGCTCATCCCAAAAGGATAAGGGCAATTCTCCTTTTTTCCAAGAAATTACCCCACACAGATGAGCTTAATCCTTCGTGTATGGATATTAGTATATATACTAACACGGTGGAATAGAAGACAGAATCTTCTCCCAAGTAGAGATGATAATTCATCTCATGCTAGCTATTAAAAACTGAGTCATTATTACTCCTATAATAGTCAATAAGCTCTGTTAACATTCAGTCCTGATGATTTCATTTCCCTCTCTTCAGCAGGATGTACCAAGTTAACCTTGAAATACAATGTATTCAAAGGTACTATTCTTTCCCATTCATTAGAATTGACATCGCAATAAAACTGGATGAGTCATTTGTATTAATCACTATCCCAAATATTTCTAGTTCAGGTCTATTATAGGATTCAGCATCTGGGCGTACTCTGAGTCATTCTGTTTTTACAGGTGGACTCAATAGGTCCCCAACACATAGGCATTCCAGATGGAAGCTGCCTGATCAGGACGAGCCCCTTAGTTGTCAGGATACGACTAAGGAAATGCTACCCTCTCCCAAATGGAACATTATAAACACTGAAACAGAGCAAACTGCTGCCCCAAACAAGTAGGCATTTCTGCCACTGTGTGCTGGAGATAGATATAAGATcataatgaaatcacaaaatctTAGAATATTATACTTGGAAGGGGCCTTCAAGACCTTCtggtcctcattttaaagatgaggaagtgaAGGGCTGCCATCCCATTCTTTAACAAGAGATCATTTTCCTGTTCGGTACCCTTCAATCCTTCGCCTTCATTCCTCTGTTGTCACATGAATTCCTAAGGAGAGCAGTGTTGGGTTTCTGGCTTGACCTTAGGCTTTGGGAAAAACTACCAAATGTAATGTTGCTTTCTCCTACTACCTTACCTTGGGAATGAAAAGCCATATCATGTAGTCACAAACATATTTCCCTGGGGCTGCACTTGTTTCATACACAttcatttagaaaagaaaggaagaaatctacttatgtattttattttattgaacttACTTAGAGGCCCTGAGGCATAagggatagagagctgacctagaagaagaaaagaatggattTCAGGTCCCACCACTGATACACAccctctgtgtgatcctggcccaTTCATTTAAACTCTCCAAgcttctaggcaactttctaagccTAGGAGTTGCCGACAAGATTCTTACGTGCACTgacagagggagttttctcagtTAGAAATTctctttatcaatgaaatcataggcctaaTCTATATCCCTATTTTACTTACATCAATTAAATAATATCAGaactaaaatggaaagaattgagTCTTTCACCAAAAAGGAACAGATCTGACAACACAATGGtatcccctttcttcctccttttcccatccCCCTCATTGGATCTTCTAAGTGTCCAGAAAAAGATGATATGGTTTGGAACTGCTCCAGAATACTTGTGATCTTTGGGTGGCATGggtatataacattttttttgttttttaaagaatgtagTCTATACAATAAAGCTTTAAGTCTTCTGTAGGTGTGTGGTTTTATCCTAGGAGGCATTTTTGT contains the following coding sequences:
- the KCNV2 gene encoding potassium voltage-gated channel subfamily V member 2 encodes the protein MWKQSQRKGSCSSKSEDVAEINLQESLKEGHAEGGHHRKSICSVGAISQVSIPPWLEGNYNYYIEDEEEGEELEEWEKELPEDNPPQDTEMAPDAPSTQGTSSTLNVNVGGQSYSLDYRGLLCYPKTRLGRLATSTSRSRQLSLCDDYVAQADEYFFDRDPAVFQLVYNFYSSGVLLVRDELCPRSFLEELGYWGVRLKYTPRCCRICFEERRDELSEQLKIQRELRAQAQVEEAEELFRDMRYYGPLRRRLWNLMEKPFSSVAAKVIGVASSFFVLISVVAMALNTVEEMQHHTEPGSGGGDPRPILEHVETLCIAFFTLEYLLRLASTPDLRRFARSALNLVDLIAILPLYLQLLLESFMGEDQGRGKGSPREHDIETVGCVGKVGQVLRIMRLMRIFRILKLARHSTGLRAFGFTLRQCYQQVGCLMLFITMGIFAFSAAVYSVEHDVVGTNFTSIPHAWWWAAVSISTVGYGDMYPETHLGRLFAFLCIAFGIILNGMPISILYNKFSDFYSKLKAYEYTAVRRERGKVNFTKRAMKKMSECLTRSLTRQVPRQGS